The following proteins come from a genomic window of Actinomarinicola tropica:
- a CDS encoding HNH endonuclease signature motif containing protein translates to MSADTAVRTERIGALVVQLGDAIDELAAHELSLDDAPALSHALLDLMRRGSQLETVTAEVGAQVDSSTVWTDDGSRSCAAWLSRATARPRHECATLLRLGRAVRTMPHVAAAWRRGALSTWHVEQLVAAARKVPGAFPDAERWLVARADELDADGFAQVVRHWRLWAAPDDAEEDAVDRYRRRRLHLSPGLDGTGFMDVEFDPVGFETFSTALTRIEHEMWEEDWADARRRLGDAATRSDLARTDAQRRDDALIEMSRRASSTPPGSRPPAPLVTVHVDHETLTVRICELSNGTQLTPGEVLPLLTAADIERAVFDPAGRIIDLGRRSRLFVAGTRRVVEIRDRACTHPTCRVPAERCDVDHVVEWQAGGSTSPDNGQLRCPSHHRERHRPQARRPRRRRRDGSGGSGSAGDEPPEP, encoded by the coding sequence ATGTCGGCGGACACGGCGGTGCGAACCGAGCGGATCGGTGCGTTGGTCGTCCAGCTGGGCGATGCCATCGACGAGCTCGCAGCCCACGAGCTCTCGCTCGACGACGCACCCGCGCTGTCCCACGCGCTGCTCGACCTGATGCGCCGCGGCTCGCAGCTCGAGACCGTCACCGCCGAGGTGGGGGCGCAGGTCGACAGCTCCACGGTCTGGACCGACGACGGCTCCCGTTCGTGCGCCGCCTGGCTGTCGCGCGCCACGGCTCGGCCACGGCACGAGTGCGCCACCCTCCTGCGACTCGGCCGGGCCGTGCGCACGATGCCCCACGTGGCGGCGGCGTGGCGCCGAGGTGCCCTGTCGACCTGGCACGTCGAGCAGCTGGTCGCTGCGGCGCGGAAGGTCCCCGGCGCGTTCCCCGACGCCGAGCGGTGGCTCGTCGCTCGGGCCGACGAGCTCGACGCCGACGGGTTCGCCCAGGTCGTGCGGCACTGGCGGCTCTGGGCCGCGCCCGACGACGCCGAGGAGGACGCCGTCGATCGCTACCGCCGTCGGCGGCTGCACCTGTCCCCCGGCCTCGACGGCACCGGCTTCATGGACGTCGAGTTCGACCCCGTCGGGTTCGAGACCTTCAGCACGGCGCTCACCCGTATCGAGCACGAGATGTGGGAGGAGGACTGGGCCGACGCCCGCCGACGGCTCGGCGACGCTGCCACCCGCTCCGACCTCGCCCGCACCGACGCCCAGCGCCGCGACGACGCGCTGATCGAGATGTCCCGCCGTGCGTCCTCCACCCCTCCCGGGTCACGCCCGCCGGCCCCGCTCGTCACCGTCCACGTCGACCACGAGACGCTGACGGTCCGCATCTGCGAGCTGAGCAACGGCACGCAGCTCACGCCCGGCGAGGTGCTCCCCCTGCTCACCGCGGCCGACATCGAGCGGGCGGTGTTCGACCCTGCCGGACGCATCATCGACCTCGGCCGCCGTTCCCGCCTCTTCGTGGCCGGCACGCGACGTGTCGTCGAGATCCGGGATCGGGCCTGCACCCACCCCACCTGTCGGGTGCCCGCCGAGCGGTGCGACGTCGACCACGTGGTCGAGTGGCAGGCCGGCGGCAGCACCAGCCCCGACAACGGCCAGCTGCGCTGCCCGAGCCACCACCGCGAGCGCCACCGACCGCAGGCCCGGCGCCCACGCCGCCGCCGGCGTGACGGGTCGGGCGGATCCGGGTCGGCCGGCGACGAGCCGCCGGAACCCTAA
- a CDS encoding PIG-L deacetylase family protein produces MTDPTGTPRRALAIAAHPDDVEFQCGATLAKWAADGCEVSHLICTDGSKGSWEPEDDLDALVALRQREQRAAAAALGATGEVVFLGWPDGELEAGLVQRAQVAEWIRRLRPDVVLGHDPWKRYRLHPDHRHAGWLAVDGVVAARDPHFFPEHDVAHHRPSALWLFEADEPDHVEDVTGFGERKVAALLEHVSQFRTTMYIDPDDDGTQRDAFGRRVLDGLAEIGAAAGFAEGERFKVVAPL; encoded by the coding sequence GTGACCGACCCGACGGGCACGCCCCGCCGCGCCCTGGCCATCGCCGCCCACCCCGACGACGTCGAGTTCCAGTGCGGCGCCACGCTCGCCAAGTGGGCCGCCGACGGGTGCGAGGTGAGCCACCTGATCTGCACCGACGGCTCGAAGGGCTCCTGGGAGCCCGAGGACGACCTCGACGCCCTCGTCGCTCTCCGCCAGCGGGAGCAGCGTGCGGCCGCCGCCGCCCTCGGTGCGACCGGCGAGGTCGTGTTCCTCGGCTGGCCCGACGGCGAGCTCGAGGCCGGCCTCGTCCAGCGGGCCCAGGTCGCCGAGTGGATCCGCCGGCTGCGCCCCGACGTGGTGCTCGGCCACGACCCCTGGAAGCGGTACCGCCTCCACCCCGACCACCGCCACGCGGGCTGGCTCGCGGTCGACGGCGTCGTCGCCGCACGGGACCCCCACTTCTTCCCCGAGCACGACGTGGCCCACCACCGGCCCTCGGCCCTGTGGCTGTTCGAGGCGGACGAACCCGACCACGTCGAGGACGTCACCGGCTTCGGCGAGCGCAAGGTGGCCGCGCTGCTCGAGCACGTCAGCCAGTTCCGCACGACCATGTACATCGATCCCGACGACGACGGCACCCAGCGCGACGCGTTCGGCCGTCGCGTGCTCGACGGCCTGGCCGAGATCGGCGCGGCCGCGGGGTTCGCCGAAGGCGAGCGCTTCAAGGTCGTCGCACCGCTGTGA
- the cofC gene encoding 2-phospho-L-lactate guanylyltransferase: protein MSTLTGVLVPVKSFAEAKVRLAPALDEATRAALARTMAGIVVAAAAPLPVAVVCDHPEVADWARSVGAEVFWRPERGLNGAVADGVERYAARGVERVIVAHADLPLAVDLAWVAEAEGVTLVPDRREDGTNVICVPAGVGFTFSYGAGSFRRHLDEAVRLGLPHRIVREERLGWDVDVPGDLDLPAELGIPAGMAVRGS from the coding sequence ATGAGCACGCTGACGGGGGTACTCGTGCCGGTGAAGTCGTTCGCCGAGGCGAAGGTCCGGCTCGCCCCTGCGCTCGACGAGGCCACCCGTGCCGCGCTGGCCCGCACCATGGCCGGCATCGTCGTCGCCGCCGCCGCACCGCTGCCCGTCGCGGTCGTGTGCGACCACCCCGAGGTCGCCGACTGGGCCCGGTCGGTGGGCGCCGAGGTGTTCTGGCGCCCGGAGCGGGGCCTGAACGGCGCCGTGGCCGACGGCGTCGAGCGCTACGCCGCCCGTGGCGTCGAGCGCGTGATCGTCGCCCACGCCGACCTGCCGCTCGCCGTCGACCTCGCATGGGTGGCCGAGGCCGAGGGCGTCACGCTGGTCCCGGATCGGCGCGAGGACGGCACGAACGTCATCTGCGTCCCCGCCGGCGTGGGGTTCACCTTCTCCTACGGCGCCGGCTCGTTCCGACGCCACCTCGACGAGGCCGTCCGCCTGGGGCTCCCCCACCGCATCGTGCGCGAGGAGCGCCTCGGCTGGGACGTCGACGTCCCCGGCGACCTCGACCTGCCCGCCGAGCTCGGCATCCCCGCCGGCATGGCGGTCCGCGGCTCGTGA
- a CDS encoding NAD(P)H-dependent glycerol-3-phosphate dehydrogenase → MEIRVAVVGAGSWGTTVAHLICAHAPTILWAREEAVAEQIDREHRNLRYLPDHPLHADLRATSSMAEAVGGADLVVMGVPSHGFRSTMEQVAEHLRPWVPVISLTKGLEQSTRLRMSQVVAEVAPGHPVGVLTGPNLAKEILAGHAAATVVAMADVSMAEALQPIFGADNLRVYTNTDVVGAEMGGALKNVIAIASGIADGIGASDNTRAAVITRGLAELTRLGVAMGGEPMTFAGLAGMGDLIATCISPQSRNRHVGEQLGRGRSLEDVVAEMDMVAEGVKAAPVAVELAEEHGVEMPIARSVASVCAGEQTAIEAYRSLLARSRRPEVYGLDPGGR, encoded by the coding sequence ATGGAGATCCGTGTCGCCGTGGTCGGCGCAGGGTCCTGGGGGACGACCGTCGCGCACCTGATCTGCGCGCACGCGCCGACGATCCTCTGGGCCCGCGAGGAGGCGGTCGCCGAGCAGATCGACCGCGAGCACCGCAACCTGCGCTACCTCCCCGACCACCCGCTGCACGCCGACCTCCGCGCCACGTCCTCGATGGCGGAGGCCGTGGGCGGGGCCGACCTCGTGGTGATGGGTGTGCCGTCGCACGGCTTCCGGTCGACGATGGAGCAGGTGGCCGAGCACCTGCGCCCGTGGGTGCCCGTCATCAGCCTGACCAAGGGCCTGGAGCAGTCGACGCGGCTGCGGATGAGCCAGGTGGTGGCCGAGGTGGCGCCCGGCCACCCCGTCGGCGTCCTCACCGGCCCCAACCTGGCGAAGGAGATCCTCGCCGGCCACGCCGCCGCCACCGTGGTGGCGATGGCCGACGTGTCGATGGCCGAGGCGCTCCAGCCGATCTTCGGGGCCGACAACCTGCGGGTCTACACGAACACCGACGTCGTCGGGGCCGAGATGGGCGGCGCGCTGAAGAACGTCATCGCCATCGCCTCGGGGATCGCGGACGGCATCGGCGCGAGCGACAACACCCGTGCCGCGGTGATCACCCGGGGCCTGGCCGAGCTGACCCGCCTCGGTGTGGCCATGGGTGGCGAGCCGATGACCTTCGCCGGCCTGGCGGGCATGGGCGACCTCATCGCCACGTGCATCAGCCCCCAGAGCCGCAACCGCCACGTCGGCGAACAGCTCGGCCGGGGCCGGTCGCTCGAGGACGTCGTCGCGGAGATGGACATGGTCGCCGAGGGGGTGAAGGCGGCGCCCGTCGCGGTCGAGCTGGCCGAGGAGCACGGCGTCGAGATGCCGATCGCCCGCAGCGTGGCGTCGGTCTGCGCGGGGGAGCAGACGGCGATCGAGGCCTACCGGTCACTCCTCGCCCGCAGCCGGCGGCCGGAGGTGTACGGGCTCGACCCGGGCGGGCGCTGA
- a CDS encoding glycoside hydrolase family 38 N-terminal domain-containing protein: MARQVSVVPHTHWDREWYLPFQTFRAKLVGLLDELLPRLERDPSYAHFLLDGQMAVVDDHLAIRPEAEPVLQRLAATGRVAMGPWYVLMDEFLVSGETIVRNLQAGRRRADHFGGAMEVGYLPDMFGHVAQMPQILRQFGLEHAVVWRGTPSAVDRTGFWWRAPDGSTVRAEYTPQGYGNGAALPDDAKDLVERIREFDETHRALIGDAPVLWMNGTDHQVPFPTLGAVVAAANELQDDYQLVVRSLSDHLAAAPTEGLPTWEGELRSGSRANLLMGVASNRVDVKQAAARAERGLERLAEPLAALVEDAGLAPWPRTLLELAWHEVILSSAHDSICACSIDPVVDAVLVRLREATDVAHAVVDAGLHAIGQALAAPGVVVVNTVARPRAGLVELDLPGTAPDDDPRLQVLDEVPARSLALRVTRADAPTVVERELDIHLGVHGVEIDEAADGTLDVTIHADPANRSAPTYGWVARQLTSLAAADPDAEVRIWVEQPPRHRALVRTPEVPGLAWAPWSPRGDVDPVTVAADGLLLSNGSVVVEIDPADGTFALDGHRGLGRLVDDGDEGDTYNYSPPARQSVVDAPTEVVVEVLERGPLRARVAIDARYPWPERIDDGARVGEVPTALRTTLELRAGERFVRIATSLENRSRDHRLRVHLPLPEPAATSQAECAFAVVERGLTAEGGPTERGIPTFPSRRFVRAGGLTVVHEGLLEYELVDVDGDPAAPDARARTLALTLLRCTGWLSRPPMAYRPLPAGPVVETPGAQVQGRHELHWAVSAADVDPYVMADDVLVPLLVARGDGGGHLPDRHQLLSTSGAEVSAVLGGAERTRVRVVNPWTEATEVDLGDRAAWIEDLRGQVLERVDGTFTLPAGRIATLSLDPRSGDQPND; encoded by the coding sequence ATGGCACGTCAGGTCTCGGTCGTCCCGCACACCCACTGGGATCGGGAGTGGTACCTGCCCTTCCAGACCTTCCGGGCCAAGCTCGTGGGCCTGCTCGACGAGCTGCTCCCCCGCCTCGAGCGGGACCCGTCCTACGCCCACTTCCTGCTCGACGGGCAGATGGCCGTGGTCGACGACCACCTGGCGATCCGCCCCGAGGCCGAGCCCGTGCTCCAGCGCCTGGCCGCCACCGGTCGCGTCGCGATGGGCCCGTGGTACGTGCTGATGGACGAGTTCCTCGTGTCCGGCGAGACGATCGTGCGCAACCTCCAGGCCGGCCGGCGCCGGGCCGACCACTTCGGCGGGGCCATGGAGGTGGGCTACCTGCCCGACATGTTCGGCCACGTGGCCCAGATGCCACAGATCCTGCGCCAGTTCGGGCTCGAGCACGCCGTCGTCTGGCGCGGGACGCCCTCCGCGGTCGACCGCACCGGGTTCTGGTGGCGGGCACCCGACGGGTCCACGGTCCGGGCGGAGTACACGCCGCAGGGCTACGGCAACGGCGCCGCCCTCCCCGACGACGCGAAGGACCTGGTCGAGCGCATCCGCGAGTTCGACGAGACCCACCGCGCGCTCATCGGTGACGCGCCGGTGCTCTGGATGAACGGGACGGACCACCAGGTGCCGTTCCCGACGCTCGGCGCGGTCGTCGCCGCGGCGAACGAGCTCCAGGACGACTACCAGCTGGTCGTGCGGTCCCTCTCCGACCACCTGGCCGCCGCGCCCACCGAGGGTCTTCCCACCTGGGAGGGCGAGCTGCGCTCCGGCTCCCGCGCCAACCTCCTCATGGGCGTGGCCTCCAACCGGGTCGACGTGAAGCAGGCGGCGGCCCGCGCCGAGCGGGGGCTCGAGCGCCTCGCGGAGCCGCTCGCGGCGCTCGTCGAGGACGCCGGCCTGGCGCCGTGGCCCCGCACGCTGCTCGAGCTCGCCTGGCACGAGGTGATCCTCAGCTCCGCGCACGACTCGATCTGCGCGTGCTCGATCGATCCGGTCGTCGACGCCGTCCTCGTCCGTCTGCGCGAGGCCACCGACGTGGCCCACGCCGTCGTCGACGCCGGGCTCCACGCCATCGGCCAGGCCCTGGCCGCGCCCGGGGTGGTCGTCGTCAACACCGTCGCCCGACCGCGCGCGGGACTGGTCGAGCTCGACCTGCCGGGGACGGCTCCCGACGACGATCCCCGCCTCCAGGTGCTCGACGAGGTGCCGGCCCGTTCGCTCGCCCTCCGCGTCACCCGGGCCGACGCCCCGACCGTCGTCGAGCGGGAGCTCGACATCCACCTCGGCGTCCACGGCGTCGAGATCGACGAGGCCGCCGACGGGACGCTCGACGTCACGATCCACGCCGATCCGGCCAACCGGTCGGCGCCGACCTACGGCTGGGTCGCCCGCCAGCTCACCTCGCTCGCTGCGGCCGACCCCGACGCCGAGGTCCGCATCTGGGTCGAGCAGCCACCCCGCCACCGCGCCCTCGTCCGCACCCCCGAGGTGCCCGGCCTCGCCTGGGCGCCGTGGTCGCCCCGTGGCGACGTCGACCCGGTCACGGTGGCCGCCGACGGGCTTCTCCTGTCGAACGGGTCCGTCGTCGTCGAGATCGACCCCGCCGACGGCACGTTCGCGCTGGACGGCCACCGGGGCCTCGGCCGCCTGGTCGACGACGGGGACGAGGGCGACACCTACAACTACTCGCCGCCCGCCCGGCAGTCGGTGGTCGACGCGCCCACCGAGGTCGTCGTCGAGGTGCTCGAGCGTGGTCCGCTGCGGGCGCGCGTGGCGATCGACGCCCGCTACCCGTGGCCGGAGCGGATCGACGACGGCGCGCGCGTCGGCGAGGTCCCGACAGCGTTGCGCACGACCCTGGAGCTGCGCGCCGGGGAGCGATTCGTCCGCATCGCCACCTCGCTGGAGAACCGCAGCCGCGACCACCGCCTCCGCGTCCACCTCCCCCTGCCCGAACCGGCGGCGACCTCCCAGGCCGAGTGCGCGTTCGCGGTCGTCGAGCGGGGCCTCACCGCCGAGGGCGGCCCCACCGAGCGCGGCATCCCGACCTTCCCCTCACGCCGGTTCGTGCGCGCCGGCGGCCTCACCGTCGTCCACGAGGGGCTGCTCGAGTACGAGCTGGTCGACGTCGACGGCGACCCCGCAGCGCCCGACGCCCGGGCTCGCACGCTCGCGCTGACGCTCCTGCGCTGCACCGGATGGCTGTCGCGCCCACCGATGGCCTACCGGCCGCTCCCGGCCGGACCGGTGGTCGAGACCCCCGGCGCGCAGGTGCAGGGCCGCCACGAGCTGCACTGGGCCGTGAGCGCCGCCGACGTCGACCCCTACGTCATGGCCGACGACGTGCTCGTCCCGCTGCTCGTCGCCCGCGGCGACGGCGGCGGGCACCTCCCCGATCGCCACCAGCTGCTGTCGACGTCCGGGGCGGAGGTGTCCGCGGTCCTCGGCGGGGCGGAGCGCACCCGGGTCCGGGTGGTCAACCCGTGGACCGAGGCGACGGAGGTCGACCTCGGCGACCGGGCGGCGTGGATCGAGGACCTGCGCGGCCAGGTGCTCGAACGGGTCGACGGCACGTTCACGCTCCCCGCCGGACGGATCGCCACCCTCTCGCTCGACCCCCGGTCCGGGGATCAGCCGAACGACTGA
- a CDS encoding RpiB/LacA/LacB family sugar-phosphate isomerase has translation MKVAFGTDEVTPLTAAIVERLRAGGHEVDVVADGAPWVETGRRVGDAVASGAAERGVVCCYTGTGVSIAANKVPGVRAALCTDAATAAGARRWNDANVLALGLRLTSEEVAGELLDAFFGTEPDADELDAVAAIEPPR, from the coding sequence GTGAAGGTCGCGTTCGGCACCGACGAGGTCACCCCGCTGACCGCGGCGATCGTCGAGCGCCTGCGCGCCGGAGGCCACGAGGTCGACGTCGTCGCCGACGGGGCGCCGTGGGTGGAGACCGGGCGGCGGGTCGGTGACGCGGTCGCCTCGGGCGCCGCCGAGCGGGGCGTCGTCTGCTGCTACACGGGCACCGGCGTGTCGATCGCCGCGAACAAGGTGCCGGGCGTGCGCGCCGCGCTGTGCACCGACGCCGCCACGGCGGCAGGTGCCCGTCGCTGGAACGACGCCAACGTCCTGGCGCTCGGCCTGCGGCTCACCTCGGAGGAGGTCGCCGGCGAGCTGCTCGACGCCTTCTTCGGCACCGAGCCCGACGCCGACGAGCTCGACGCCGTCGCCGCCATCGAGCCGCCGCGGTGA
- a CDS encoding ribonuclease HII produces MTATTAPRLRKAIRSGAPTLAVEREMWAAGHDVVVGVDEVGRGAWAGPLTVGAAVVPKDRRVYKIRDSKALTEPEREALFDRIAGWCVTWAVGHVWPDECDALGMSEAQRLAARRAIEGLGVAPDQVLIDGNWDFVGGGRTRKIVKGDATCLSIAAASILAKVSRDRLMRAEAPSFPGYDFEANKGYPCPRHKLALAGYGPTSIHRRSWAFMDGLCWSGIRRVEPATAQGRLFD; encoded by the coding sequence GTGACCGCCACCACCGCGCCCCGCCTGCGCAAGGCGATCCGCTCGGGTGCCCCGACCCTCGCGGTCGAGCGGGAGATGTGGGCCGCGGGGCACGACGTCGTCGTCGGCGTCGACGAGGTGGGACGAGGTGCCTGGGCCGGCCCGCTGACCGTCGGGGCCGCCGTCGTCCCGAAGGACCGCCGGGTCTACAAGATCCGCGACTCGAAGGCGCTCACCGAGCCGGAGCGCGAGGCGCTCTTCGACCGCATCGCCGGGTGGTGCGTCACGTGGGCGGTGGGCCACGTCTGGCCCGACGAGTGCGACGCGCTCGGGATGTCGGAGGCCCAGCGGCTCGCGGCCCGGCGGGCCATCGAGGGGCTCGGCGTGGCGCCCGACCAGGTGCTCATCGACGGCAACTGGGACTTCGTCGGCGGCGGTCGCACCCGCAAGATCGTCAAGGGCGACGCGACCTGCCTGTCGATCGCCGCGGCGTCGATCCTCGCCAAGGTCAGCCGCGACCGGCTGATGCGGGCCGAGGCGCCGTCGTTCCCGGGCTACGACTTCGAGGCCAACAAGGGATACCCGTGCCCCCGCCACAAGCTGGCCCTCGCCGGCTACGGGCCGACGTCGATCCACCGCCGCAGCTGGGCGTTCATGGACGGCCTCTGCTGGTCGGGCATCCGACGCGTGGAGCCGGCCACCGCCCAGGGGCGCCTGTTCGACTGA